The genomic region GGCAATTTCAATTTTTCTTTCCGGACTGATTTTCCGGTTACCCCCAGATTCAGGGGCAGGAGAGGAAGGTGTTTTTTCCTTTTTTTTCGCCATCAGACCTGGGTCCTGCCGGTAGTCTCGGTTTGCATCCGTTTAATTTTGCTCGATTCGGCCAGCACGGGAACCACATCATACTTATCGATGTCGGTGCATAAATCGATATCAGATTCGAAACCAAGAATCCTTAACGTATTGCCGTGGTCAGAATCACGAACTGCCCTCCGTAATTGATCCTTTTCCCTTTGCCAGGTGAACAGAGAGACCTTGGCCGCATCGTTTAACTGAGGAGTCGGTGTGCCCTCTCCTTCCGTGAGACGATCGATGAGAGCGCCGGCACAGAGGCTGTCTTCCAGACTGAAGTGATGTTCCCTTCCCCCGCAGATGATGTACAACTGTGAGGGAGACACCGACTGAAGAACCGATGTAATGGCTCCCAGATTCAGGAAGCCGGTGATCAGGACCTTTTCTGCATGCCGGGCTTTAACGATGGCACCCGTTCCGTTGGTGGTGGCAAAAACAATCGACTTTCCCGACACTTTCTCTGCCGTGTATTCTCTTGGTGAGTTACCCAGATCAAAGCCTTGAATCCGCTTCCCACCGCGTTCACCACCCAGAAGAAACTGACCATCGAATAAGTTGGAGGCAATCTTCATTCCGTAGTCAACCGAGGCAACCGGAATAATTTCCCGTGCACCATTCACAAGTGCCGTGCAGATGGTGGAAGAAGCCCTCAGGACATCAATCACACAGACCCATTGTCCCTTCAGGGTCGATTCATCCACCAGCCCCGAGTCGAAATAAACATCGATTTTCATCAGAATCTGTCAGGCCTTCCGGTAGAAAGGAAATTTCTGTACGGTACCCCATTGCGGCTGGTTCCGGATCATTATACCCACCACGGTTCCCTCTGCACAATACTCAGGTTTCAGATAGGCCATGGCAATTCCCTTTTCCAGTGAGGGGGAAAACGTTCCCGAGGTCACTTCTCCAATCACATCACCGTCCTGATTCACCACCTGATAGTGGCTTCGCGGAATGGCCTTTTCACGCAGGACAATGCCGGTCAGTTTTCGGGAAAGACCGTTGTTTTTTGCATCGAGAATGGCTTGCCGGCCGATAAAGTCGCCTTTATCCAGTTTGGTAATCCAACCAAGACCTGCTTCGAGCGGATGGGTGGTATCTGAAATATCATTGCCGTAAAGGGCATATCCCATTTCGGTACGAAGGGTGTCGCGGCAACCCAATCCGACTGGTTCCAGTCCGGAAGGCTTTCCTGCTTCGAGCAGGGTGTTCCAGACGGAAGCGGCATGCTGTGTATAAAAGTACAATTCAAATCCGGGTTCACCAGTATAACCGGTACGTGAAATATACATTTCCACACCAGCCAGTTTACCGATGGCAAAGCCGTAGTAAGGGATCTCTGCAAGGTTGACCGGGGTCAGTGCCTGCAGGATGGTTTCAGAAGCAGGCCCCTGAACTGCCAGCAGGGCGGTTTCATCCGATTCATCACGCAGGGAAACCGAAGAATCGGCATGGGATTTCATCCAGGCAAAGTCTTTGTCCTTGTTCGAGGCATTAACCACCACCATGTAGTATTCGGGAAGCCGGTAAATAATCATGTCATCGATGATTCCACCCTTTTCATTGCACATGGCTGTGTACTGTGCCTTGCCAACGGTGAGTTTGGTGACATCATTGGTGGAAATCCGGTTTAAAAAACCCTGGGCACCGGTGCCTTTGACTTCGATTTCACCCATGTGGCTCACATCGAACAAGCCAGCCTTTTGCCGGACCAGCTGATGTTCGTAAACAATGCCTCCTGCATACTGGACGGGCATATCCCATCCACCAAATTCAACCATCCGGGCACCTGCTTTCAGGTGCATTTCATGGAAAGGGGTTTTCTTTAACATGGTCTTTTTCCTGTATCTCTGGTCAGATTATTTTTTTCTGGACACCGCGCGTCTGGCTGCATCGGCGATATCGGAAACCGCAAGACCAAACTGTGTCAGCAATTCATCGGGAAGGCCGGATTCGCCAAACCGGTCATTAACGGCCACGATTTCCAACGGTAACGGCAGCCGGGTCGAAAGCACATGGGCAACCGCATCACCCAGTCCGATATTTTTCTGATGTTCTTCCACGGATACACCACATCCGGTTTTCGAAAAGGATGTCAGAATAGCCTCCTGGTCAAGAGGCTTGATCGTATGCATATTGATTACCTCGGCTTCAATGCCTTCCCGTGCAAGTAAGTCGGCTGCCTCCAGTGATTTCCAAACCATGATCCCACAGGCGACAATTGTCACCGAGTTACCTTCCCGCAGTTTAACCGCTTTTCCAATGCGGAAATCACGGGTCCGTTCGGTGAAATTGGGTTGGTTTGGTCGTCCGAACCGCAGATAAACAGGACCTTTGTGTTCCGCAACGGCCAGGGTGGCAGACCAGGTTTCGTTGGCATCACAAGGCACAATCACCGTCATATTCGGCAAGGCACGCATCAGACCGATGTCTTCCAGGGCCTGATGGGTGGCGCCATCCTCACCCAGCGTCAATCCGGCATGGGAAGCACAGATTTTTACATTCAGATTTGAATAGGCAACCGATTGCCTGATCTGGTCATAAACCCGACCTGTACTGAATTCAGCGAAGGTGGTGGTAAACGGAATTTTTCCGCCGATGGCAAGTCCGGCAGCCGTACTGATCATATCGGCCTCGGCGATTC from Bacteroidota bacterium harbors:
- a CDS encoding 2-phosphosulfolactate phosphatase, with protein sequence MKIDVYFDSGLVDESTLKGQWVCVIDVLRASSTICTALVNGAREIIPVASVDYGMKIASNLFDGQFLLGGERGGKRIQGFDLGNSPREYTAEKVSGKSIVFATTNGTGAIVKARHAEKVLITGFLNLGAITSVLQSVSPSQLYIICGGREHHFSLEDSLCAGALIDRLTEGEGTPTPQLNDAAKVSLFTWQREKDQLRRAVRDSDHGNTLRILGFESDIDLCTDIDKYDVVPVLAESSKIKRMQTETTGRTQV
- the gcvT gene encoding glycine cleavage system aminomethyltransferase GcvT produces the protein MLKKTPFHEMHLKAGARMVEFGGWDMPVQYAGGIVYEHQLVRQKAGLFDVSHMGEIEVKGTGAQGFLNRISTNDVTKLTVGKAQYTAMCNEKGGIIDDMIIYRLPEYYMVVVNASNKDKDFAWMKSHADSSVSLRDESDETALLAVQGPASETILQALTPVNLAEIPYYGFAIGKLAGVEMYISRTGYTGEPGFELYFYTQHAASVWNTLLEAGKPSGLEPVGLGCRDTLRTEMGYALYGNDISDTTHPLEAGLGWITKLDKGDFIGRQAILDAKNNGLSRKLTGIVLREKAIPRSHYQVVNQDGDVIGEVTSGTFSPSLEKGIAMAYLKPEYCAEGTVVGIMIRNQPQWGTVQKFPFYRKA
- a CDS encoding transketolase family protein; translation: MPSFKVYDQTPTRNAFGEAMVELGKTRPDVVALCADLTGSLKLEKFSSEFPDRFFSLGIAEADMISTAAGLAIGGKIPFTTTFAEFSTGRVYDQIRQSVAYSNLNVKICASHAGLTLGEDGATHQALEDIGLMRALPNMTVIVPCDANETWSATLAVAEHKGPVYLRFGRPNQPNFTERTRDFRIGKAVKLREGNSVTIVACGIMVWKSLEAADLLAREGIEAEVINMHTIKPLDQEAILTSFSKTGCGVSVEEHQKNIGLGDAVAHVLSTRLPLPLEIVAVNDRFGESGLPDELLTQFGLAVSDIADAARRAVSRKK